In Phycisphaerae bacterium RAS2, the DNA window ACCAGCCGACCGTCATCACCGGGCTCGATTCGTCTTGCCGGGTGAATCAGGAGGAAATCTTCGGCCCGGTCGCGGCGATCCTTCCGTTCAAGGACGAGTCGGACGTGATCGCACAGGCCAACAGCGTGGAGTACGGCCTCGCATCGAGCGTCTGGACCGGCAGCGTTTCGCGGGCGCATCGGGTGGCGGAACAGATTCAATCGGGCACGGTATGGGTCAACAGTTGGATGATCCGCGATCTGCGTGTGCCCTTCGGCGGCATGAAGAAGAGCGGAGTCGGTCGCGAGGGTGGTCTGGAAGCGCTGCGATTCTTCACCGAGCCAAAAAACGTCTGCATCGGGACATCGACCCCATGAGATCAATTCGATTGACCATATAGCCGGTGAGCTTGCTCGCCGTGGTGCACGTTGAATCAACATGTCATGATGGGTGCTTCGGAGAATCCCGTGACCGAGAACGACCGAATTGTAAGCTCCCGCGCGCCCGAGCCCGTGGGCGCGTTTCCGCACGCTCGGCGCGCGGGCAATCTGCTTTTCCTCTCCGGCATCGGACCACGTAAGCGCGCCAGCAAGGAGATTCCCGGCGTCACGCTCAACTCGGCGGGTGAAATCATCTCATACGACATCGAGGTGCAGACCCGCGCGGTGTTCGAGAATGTCCGGCTCGTGCTCGAAGACGCCGGTTCCGCATGGGAGAACATCGTCGATGTGCAGGTGTTCCTCACGGACATGAAGCGCGACTTCGCGACCTTCAACAGGCTCTATGCGGACCATTTCGCAACCAATCAGCCAACCCGCACGACCATCGAGGTCGGCTCCCTTCCGACTCCCATCGCGGTCGAGCTGAAAGTAATCGCATTAATTTGACCCCTGCGCATTGGGGAGCAGTAGCTTCCTCGCCTTTTTTGACCCGCAAACAGCGGTTCAACTGAAGGCGCGATGCCCGGATTTGAATCATAAGTCTTTGTTTTTGAGAGCTACCAAGTCCGATACAGCGTTTCGCTATCGATCTCTAAGTTTTTATTTTACATATGCTTATGGACGCCCTTCGGGCGGCGGATTCTGTGAGTAAAAAAACAAGGGTACTCTATGGACGAAACCCTTGGATCGAGGTATATTTTGGTTGGTCCCCTAGAGAGCCTCCTTTCAATTCTCTACTCTCCGGCCCGAGAGGTGGGGACTAAGGACTCGCAGCCCTGCGAGTCCTTTTTTATTGCGACCAGCCGGGTGTGTCAAGTCCTGACACACCCCCTCAATCCCTTCCCTTCAGTCATCGACCCAATGGGCCCCAGAAAAGCATAGGGAAAACTCCCTATCGACTGCACTCACTGCCCGATCGTGATTGACAAACGTGTGAATGCGAGCCGCATCAATCATTCCTCGACGCTCGCAAGTAATAGGCGCCCAGGGATTCCTGGGGCCGTTGCGTCAGGTTTGGCGGATAGGAAATATCCGGTTCCGGCGGAACGGGCGTGACTGCAATCTTTTCATAGATGACAAACTGAATCGCGTCCGAGGTTTCGCGCGTTGTCTCGTGTATCCGGCGATAGGATAGATCCGACTCAAACCATTCGCGCGGCAACCGATGGAAATCACTCGCGCTGTAAGTTGAATCCCAGATCACGATGGTTCCGACCGGCATCGATGCGACGAGCCGCCTGCCTTTGTGGACACGAGGGTCTTCGGCCCAGTCGAAGTAATACGCAAACCATGAATTCGTCGCGAAGATCGGACGATCCGAAAGACCCTTCGAATCCATCCAATTCACGATCTGCGCAACCGCGCGGGACGCGCTGTTCATCCGCAGCGGCCGCACGAGCGAGGCGAATTGAATCACGACCATGCCGGCCAGCCAAACCGCCACGAAGCGACGTATCGCGCGCCCCCGCGCCCCATCACCGAGCAAGCCGCCGAGTAGTACGATCAGGCACGTCGTCCCCGCGATCATCCGGATCAATACGAGGAATCGCTCATCGCGAATGCCCAATCGACCGGCCCGCCATTCAAGCTCCACCGCAAGCCAGGCCACGGCCACGACCCCTGCCATCACGAACCATGGCGATCGAATGCCCGACCGTCTTCCCGTGGCAATCTCATGCTCATTGCGCACCGACCATCCTGCCGCAGCGAGAATCGCTGCGAGCGGAGCAATTGTGACCATGAACCGCGCGTAGCCGCCGCTGGCAAAGATCCCCGCCGCCATCACGATAATGTGCACAATGACGAACGTCGCGCACAACGCAGGGATGATCCAGGCGCGGGGCGCTGCGCCGCCGGCGTGCTGCGGAGATGCCGAATTCAACGAATCGGAGTATCGGGCCGCTGCGACGATGCGCGCACCCGGTAGCGCCAAGGCCGCGAGCACAAACGGCACGGCCACGAACAGATGCGGCAGGTACGCAAGTACTCCGGTAGGTGGATATTGCGTCGAACCGGACGGCACGAGAAAGAGTTGAAACGGCCACGCTTGATAGGCCGCGAAGAATGCGACATTGTGCAGAAACGGGGCAAGCAGTGAAGCGGCCAGCGCGAACAAGCGCCTCTTCACCGGCCCGCCGGACATCAGCACAGCCAAACCCCAGATCGGCAACAACGCCACGGTCTCATGCCGACTCACGAGCACGAGCGAAAACACGGCGGAGGCCGCGATGGCTCGTCTGCCCAGCAACAAATGGACCGCCGCCGTCAAATAGAACGCGGCGAAGTTCTCCGTTAACGTCGTCGCCGCGAGCAATGTATTCAAGGGCTGAACGTAACAGAGCAGCACGACCAGCCAACCGGGCGCGATTCTTAGTCGCCGCGCGATGTGCGCCGCCAGCAACGCCGACCCTGCCGTGACAAACGCTGATAGAATTCGCAGCGCGTGCCAGCCCGCCTGCGGTGAACCGATCCATGCGACCGCCGCCGCGGGAATCGTGAATCCCGGCCGGCCCCAGATGTTCAACATATAGCCGGGGAAAACGGCCGACCATCGAGCCATCAGGAAGTGCGTCAGATCGTCGTCGTGATAGGCGCCATCCGACCACGCGCCGAGGAGAATCGTGCCAAACAGTGCGACGGCCAGCACGGCGCGCGTACGGAATCGGTCGAGGTCATCCGTCGGTTTGTCTGGTGCGATGGCTGTCAATCGAGGAGAATCGTTTGATGAGTCGTGGCGCGCCTGCGGCCCCGGCAGCCGGCATCACGCCGGCCCGGTAAAGCCCTGCCCCCATTTGAGCTTCTGCACGAGCAGGTCCCACTGGTGGCGATGGGGATTCATGACAAGCTGAACCTGTTCGGCCGACCGATGCACCAGGAGGCTCGCGCCGCCGGGGACCGGCCGCACGACCTGGCCGTCAAGCACGACTGCCACGCCGGCGCTGGTCTTGCGCACATCTACCTTCACGCGCACGTCCGGCGCGACGACGATCGGCCGATGGGTCAGCGAATGGGGGCACAGCGGCGTCATAACAATGGCACTTACGTCGGGCTGCACGATCGGCCCGCCGCAGGCCATGTTGTGGGCCGTCGATCCGGTCGGCGTGGCGATGATCAAGCCGTCGCCGATGATGGTGGTCACCGGGTGGTCATCGATGCTGACCGAAAGCCCCACGGTGCGATACGGGTCGCCGACACGCAGCACGCAGTCATTCAGCGCGATGCCGCGCCATGTGCTCCCACCGGCGTCCACGAGCAGCACATCGAGCAGCATCCGGCGGCTGACGCAATCCGGATCGGTCAGAATGCGATCAAGCTGCGATTCGAACTCGTTCTCATTGAAGCCCGCGAGGTAGCCGAGCTTGCCGAGGTTGACGCCGATGATCGGCACCTGCCGATGCTGCATGGCCTGGACGACGTTCAGAATCGTGCCATCCCCGCCGAGGGCGACAACGTAATCGGGTTTCGCCTCATTGATGGCCGCCGGCTTCCCATCGAGGTCGCTGCCGACGAGCAGACCCTTGCCGTCCAGCCAGCGGGCCAAGCGATCGAACGAGACCTTGACGTTGGCCTTCTGGGCATTGCCGACCAGAAAGAAACGCGGCGTCTGGTTTCGATGATTGGCAGCCATGCGGACCACACCCCGGCTCGGATGCTAAGTGAAACAGAATCAACGTGTTATAGCTCATGCGCTGCCTCCCTGTCCACCTCGTAAGTACCCAAATGACGCTGAAACGACGCTCAATTCGAGGAGGATGTATCCCCTTTCCTGCTTCAATCCACGTGTCCGGACGAGGCGCAGAACCCATTGAAGCGACCGATAGTTAACGCGGATTCGAGCCATCTCGCGACCGCGCCTGGGCATAGTCAGACACCTTGCCCCGGCGAATAATGGAGGGGTCCGCAGGCGGGTCGCGCAAAGTGCAGCGCGGGATCGCCTCTTGCACGCACGGGAGCATGTTCGATGCCGACGTTTCAATTCGAAGCGATGAATGCCGCGGGGCAGGAAATCAAAGACGAGGTCGACGCCCCGACATCCGAAGACGCGATCGCGAAGATTCGCGCGCAGGGGTACTTCCCGACCAAGGTGCGCCAGAAAGGCGGCGCGAAGAAGGCGGCGGCCGCCGGGCCGGCCAAGCGTCGAAGCACGGGCGGCATCGGGGGCGTGTCGCAGAAGCAGCTCACGCAGTTTACGCGACAGTTGTCAACACTCATGGACGCCGGCCTGCCGATTCTTCGCTCGCTTCGAATTCTCGAGCAGCAACAGAAGCCGGGCGTGCTTCGCGTGGCGCTGCGATACGTCGCCGAGGACGTGGAGAGCGGCTCGACGCTGTCGGAGGCGATGGCGCGGCACCCGAAGGTGTTCGATCGGCTTTACTCGAACATGGTCGCCGCGGGCGAGGCGGGCGGTGTGCTGGACGTGATTCTCCAGCGTCTGGCCGATTTCATGGAGAAGGCGCAGAAGCTGAAGCGTAAGGTGATCGGCGCGATGGTGTACCCGGTGTGCGTCATCACCTTTGCGTTGCTGATCGTGTCGGGCATCATGTACTTCGTCGTGCCGAAGTTCAAGACGATCTTCGCCGACTTTGGCGCGAAGCTGCCGGGGTTGACCATGCTGCTGCTGGGCATGTCGGACTGGATGATCGGCAAGACGACCGATGCCAACGGCAAAGAAGTGGACATGCTGATCCCCGGCTGGGCATACATCGTGGTCTCGCCGATCGCCTTCTTCGCGGCGTACAAGCTAATTCGACAGTTCAAGGAAGGCCGCTACGCGATGGATGTCGTGAAGATCAAGGTGCCGATTCTCGGGACCATCCTGTCCAAGACATCGGTCGCGCGTTTCACGCGTACGCTTGGGACGCTCGTGGCGGCCGGTGTGCCGATTCTTGAAGCGATCACGATTACCAAGGACACATCCGGGAACGAGGTTTATGCCCGGGCGCTGGCCAAGGTGCACGACGCGATTCGCGAAGGTGAATCGTTCGCCACGCCGCTCAAGGCGACCAAGGTGGTGGACAACCTCGTCGTCAACATGGTGGACGTCGGCGAAGAGACCGGCGACCTCGACAAAATGCTGATTAAAGTGGCCGACAACTACGACGACGAAGTCGAAACGCTTGTGGCCGGCCTCGTCAGTCTGCTTGAACCCGTGATGGTCATCGTGCTGGGTGTCATGGTCGGTTTCATCGTCATCGCGCTGTTCCTGCCGATGGTCAGCCTGGTCAACAACCTGACGGGCGGCGGCGGCGGCGGCGGGGAACTGTGATTCCGGCGGCGGAAAGCAGCGGAAATGAGAGCGCCCGAAAATGCTCAATGGGTTGACCGGAATGCGCAGACGAGCCATGACGCTCATCGAAGTGCTCGTTGTCATCATCATTCTGTCGGTGCTGGTCGGTGGTGTGCTGGTCAGCAGCCGGCTGATTGGCGATGCGCGAAAGGTCTCCCGCGCGCGGATGCAGCTCAACCTGATCTCGCAGGCCATTGAGAAGTACGCGGAGTTCTGGCCCGCGTGGCGATTGTTCGATCCGTCCGTCTACCAGTTTCGGCCGATCGCCGACAAGGGCTGGCCCGACTTCATCGCATCGCGGCAATTCCCTTCGCCGCCCTACTCGATGGTGACGAACTTCAACGACGGCCCGCCCTCGATCACGCTGCCGCTTCAGGATTGGAGTCTCGCGTCGATCAATCGTGACCTGCTGGCGTCCAATGCATGCCTGGTGTTTGCGCTGACCGCCCGGTCGGGCAAGGGACCTCACTTTGACCGGGACGACGCGAACCTGCTGGACCTTCGGACCTACAAGGGCGGCATTCCTGAACCCCTCTATCCCGCGCTGGGCGGTGCATCGGCCGATTCGCGCAAGCTGGTGACGGACCCGTGGGGGACGCCGATCCGGTATTTCTGGGTCTATCGCGATGCAACGCCCCCGGCCGGCAACCGCGCGCACTTCGGGTACCTTCCGGTGGATTACGGGCCGTATCACGTCGGAGCGGGCGCGGGGAACATCAACGATCCGGCGTTCTACCAGCCGACGGGCGAAGCAAAAGTCGCCGTAGGCTACGTGCTGGAGTCGGCCGGGCCGAATCGGAGATTTGGCAATTTGTGGAAATACAATCCGACGGCGGCTGAACTGGACGATGCCTCGGACAACCTGATGCTGAAACCATGACGGCGAGAAGATGATTCGATCGGCACGACATCCCGGAACGCACCACACGGCAAACCGCGAAGGGCGAACCTCGCGCGGGGCGCGGCTCCGCGCCGGCGGATTCTCGCTGGCCGAGCTGCTCATCTCGATCCTGATCGTCTCAATTCTGCTGGGCATCAGCGCCTATGCGTTTCAGCGGACCGTGCGGTCGAACATCCTCGCGCAGGCGCGAAACAACCTGCTGACCTATGTCAAAGTCGCTCGCGCTTACGCAATGGCCAACAACATCGAAACCATGCTGGTGGTCAATCCGTTCAACGGGCGCTTCGAGCTTTGGCACCTGAACCCGCCGACTGACGGAGGCCCGTTCGACCCGCTTAGCAACGGCCTGAATCCGCCGCAGACCGACGGCTATGCCTTTGCAAACGTGCTGGATCCATCGGCACGGATGCCGCTCAACGCACGCGGCCAACCGGCGGCCATGGTCAACCCGATCGACTACGACGACCCGGTCTATCGCCCCACCGTCGACGATCCTGACGAAGAAAATCTTGACAATCTGACGTGGACCGCGATTTGTTTCACGGCCGACGGGCAACTGGTCGTGCGTACGCGGCGAATCGCCACGAGAACGTTCACGATGCGCGATGGAACACCGCGCATGCCGGTTTCGGCCCGCAATCGGCTGCTCGATGAAACGCCCGATCTTTCCCTATCCACGATCGTCACCGGCGACGACTCGCCGATCACGTCCACGCGCGGCGTGGTCATCTCGGAGTTCACTCCGATGAGCGAGACGTTGCGCGGCGCGGCGCTGAACCCGGTCAATCTCATCGGGCGCTGGCTTCTTCTAACGCGACCGGGTCAGCCTTTTGCGGACTTTTCAACTACCGTTGTCTTAAATCGCTTTACCGGCCAGGTTGAGCAGCAGTCCGGAGCGCAGTGAAATGAACCCGACCGGCCCGATCATTCGCCCCTTGATGTCGCGGAGCGCCGCACCGGGCGGTTGCCTGCGCGCCGAAGGTCGAGCCTGCCGCAGCGGCTTCACCATTCTCGAAGGTACGATCGCGCTGACGATTCTCGGCATCGGCCTCATCATGATCGCGGCGATTTTCCCCGTGGCGCTTTCGCAGCATCGCGACAGCGTCGAACTGGCCCGGTCAGCCGAGCTGGCCACCAAAGCAGAAGCACTCATCAAGGCGCGCATCGACCCGACGACGCTCTGGGTCAAGACGCCGCCTGCCGATCCAAACTGGTACATGCTGGGATCGCTTAATCTGGAGGCCGGTGCGGTCGGATGGGACGAAATGCCCGTCGGGCTGCCTCCCAACTACTTGATTTCGACGCAGTACGCCAACGTGATCAACGGCGTGACCGAGGCAGACATCGCGACGGCAAATCCG includes these proteins:
- the amnD gene encoding 2-aminomuconate deaminase, which codes for MTENDRIVSSRAPEPVGAFPHARRAGNLLFLSGIGPRKRASKEIPGVTLNSAGEIISYDIEVQTRAVFENVRLVLEDAGSAWENIVDVQVFLTDMKRDFATFNRLYADHFATNQPTRTTIEVGSLPTPIAVELKVIALI
- the ppnK gene encoding putative inorganic polyphosphate/ATP-NAD kinase, encoding MAANHRNQTPRFFLVGNAQKANVKVSFDRLARWLDGKGLLVGSDLDGKPAAINEAKPDYVVALGGDGTILNVVQAMQHRQVPIIGVNLGKLGYLAGFNENEFESQLDRILTDPDCVSRRMLLDVLLVDAGGSTWRGIALNDCVLRVGDPYRTVGLSVSIDDHPVTTIIGDGLIIATPTGSTAHNMACGGPIVQPDVSAIVMTPLCPHSLTHRPIVVAPDVRVKVDVRKTSAGVAVVLDGQVVRPVPGGASLLVHRSAEQVQLVMNPHRHQWDLLVQKLKWGQGFTGPA
- the epsF_2 gene encoding Type II secretion system protein F, which produces MPTFQFEAMNAAGQEIKDEVDAPTSEDAIAKIRAQGYFPTKVRQKGGAKKAAAAGPAKRRSTGGIGGVSQKQLTQFTRQLSTLMDAGLPILRSLRILEQQQKPGVLRVALRYVAEDVESGSTLSEAMARHPKVFDRLYSNMVAAGEAGGVLDVILQRLADFMEKAQKLKRKVIGAMVYPVCVITFALLIVSGIMYFVVPKFKTIFADFGAKLPGLTMLLLGMSDWMIGKTTDANGKEVDMLIPGWAYIVVSPIAFFAAYKLIRQFKEGRYAMDVVKIKVPILGTILSKTSVARFTRTLGTLVAAGVPILEAITITKDTSGNEVYARALAKVHDAIREGESFATPLKATKVVDNLVVNMVDVGEETGDLDKMLIKVADNYDDEVETLVAGLVSLLEPVMVIVLGVMVGFIVIALFLPMVSLVNNLTGGGGGGGEL